One region of Malania oleifera isolate guangnan ecotype guangnan chromosome 6, ASM2987363v1, whole genome shotgun sequence genomic DNA includes:
- the LOC131158750 gene encoding uncharacterized protein LOC131158750: MAEQLESRVLGIEQGQEELSNQVKKILDLLLNKGKTVQDQDHEEENDPIHPPGFTPIQGQSSGPPPFTSPPHGTPPFIPAVTGIGMPSSAVAGVGTSKTATEYRCDELEERLRAIEGTRTTSTARPSDYCLVPNVVIPPKFKMPDFEKFDGTTCPHTHLRMYCQSMAAYTDNEKLMMHCFQSSLTGTAARWYVQQNKAQIRTWGDLADAFEAQYRHILEMAPDRMFLSEMEKKPTETFREYAHRWRDAATQVDPPVNDREAISMFVGTLKDPYRSHLVGSTPHNFMDIVSAGARVEADVKAGRIKTGTTDNGPSKKWVKGKKEEETQMIQGPMRSLRQRSRSQQPRGNFYMEPVVNQTLHMGPRPQFVAPALVPTQPNIPTRPSQQTHTRNTPKSFRRLEPIPMSYADLFPQLLEQRMISTIPGIPLTNPPPHWYNPEVRCAYHANSPGHPIDQCWAFKHKVQDLKDAGWLSFDAKPVGIQENPLPDHGKDNVGMIEEQDGEKFERRWEQMTLDWVYSELTMAGLAGLKAICPKGAPCTCQNTMKRSVQQCETFRIFLSSLIDSKRVEVSRVQKTNEVSVIGESDHPQFTNRPFIPIMGKTPRVPEAPVRVVISAPRPFAYHSDQAVPWRYNCEVRTEGETSSAAEARGITRSGRVYTPKVLEKVQPSQEQNRNLKKPVQSQEAEEFLKIIKHSEYNIIDQLKKMPAHISVLSLLLSSEAHREALLKALNQAYIPQDISIDNFNHVIGGLTATNYITFADEEIPVEGQGHNQALHVSAKCRDHMIARVLIDNGSSLNVMPMTTLQKLPVDPSYIRQNNLTVRAFDGTAGNRMLKFDEKPTLTSSDPTVMINLGTEEEPKQIKASKAKIEENAAGDVTQDKGGGTETA; encoded by the exons ATGGCAGAACAGTTAGAGAGCCGTGTTCTGGGGATCGAGCAGGGGCAGGAAGAGCTAAGCAATCAAGTAAAGAAGATATTGGACCTATTGCTGAACAAAGGGAAGACAGTCCAAGATCAGGatcatgaagaagaaaatgacccTATCCACCCGCCCGGTTTTACACCAATTCAGGGGCAATCTTCTGGTCCGCCCCCATTCACCTCACCGCCGCATGGCACGCCACCTTTTATCCCAGCAGTGACAGGAATAGGGATGCCCTCATCAGCGGTTGCGGGTGTAGGGACAAGCAAGACTGCGACGGAATACCGTTGTGACGAATTGGAAGAACGGCTAAGGGCCATAGAGGGGACTCGGACCACCAGTACCGCCAGACCCTCAGATTACTGCCTAGTCCCTAATGTAGTCATTCCTCCAAAGTTTAAGATGCCAGACTTCGAGAAGTTTGACGGGACCACATGCCCTCATACCCACCTCCGGATGTATTGTCAGTCGATGGCCGCCTATACCGATAATGAgaagttgatgatgcattgcttccaAAGCAGTCTTACCGGGACAGCGGCTAGATGGTATGTCCAACAGAATAAGGCCCAGATCCGCACGTGGGGTGACTTGGCCGATGCCTTTGAAGCGCAATATCGTCATATCTTGGAAATGGCTCCAGACAGGATGTTTCTTTCTGAAATGGAAAAAAAGCCAACAGAAACTTTCAGGGAGTATGCACACCGTTGGAGAGACGCGGCCACTCAAGTGGACCCTCCGGTCAACGACCGTGAGGCAATATCGATGTTCGTAGGGACGTTAAAAGATCCCTACCGTTCACATCTAGTAGGGTCCACTCCTCataacttcatggacattgtgtCGGCAGGGGCCAGAGTGGAAGCCGACGTCAAAGCTGGACGGATAAAGACTGGCACTACCGATAATGGCCCAAGTAAGAAGTGGGTCAAAggtaaaaaggaagaagagacccAAATGATACAGGGACCTATGAGAAGCCTAAGACAGAGAAGCCGAAGTCAACAACCTCGGGGAAATTTCTACATGGAACCAGTAGTAAACCAAACACTGCATATGGGCCCCAGACCCCAGTTTGTGGCCCCCGCGCTTGTGCCAACCCAGCCGAACATACCAACTCGCCCGAGCCAGCAAACACACACGAGGAATACACCCAAGAGTTTTCGAAGATTGGAACCGATTCCCATGTCATACGCAGACTTATTCCCCCAGCTTTTAGAACAAAGGATGATATCTACCATCCCCGGGATTCCTCTCACAAATCCTCCCCCACACTGGTATAATCCCGAGGTCCGATGCGCGTACCATGCCAATTCTCCAGGGCACCCTATTGACCAATGTTGGGCCTTCAAACACAAGGTGCAAGATTTGAAGGATGCGGGTTGGTTGTCATTCGATGCGAAGCCGGTTGGTATTCAAGAGAATCCTTTGCCTGACCATGGGAAGGACAATGTCGGAATGATCGAGGAACAAGATGGGGAAAAATTCGAAAGAAGATGGGAGCAAATGACGCTAGACTGGGTGTATAGTGAACTGACAATGGCAGGCCTAGCAGGGTTAAAGGCTATTTGCCCTAAAGGCGCCCCATGCACATGCCAGAATACTATGAAAAGATCAGTACAACAATGTGAGACTTTCCGGATTTTTCTAAGTAGCTTGATTGACAGCAAACGAGTGGAAGTTAGCCGCGTTCAGAAAACAAATGAAGTTTCAGTCATAGGGGAATCTGACCATCCCCAATTCACCAATAGACCATTTATCCCCATCATGGGAAAAACCCCACGAGTCCCAGAGGCCCCAGTTCGGGTAGTGATCTCAGCCCCTCGCCCTTTCGCATACCACAGTGACCAGGCAGTGCCATGGAGATACAATTGTGAAGTACGCACCGAAGGAGAAACTAGCAGTGCTGCTGAAGCAAGAGGGATAACCAGAAGTGGAAGGGTTTATACGCCGAAGGTCTTGGAGAAGGTGCAACCTAGCCAAGAACAGAATAGGAACCTGAAGAAGCCAGTTCAATCTCAGGAAGCCGAAGAATTCTTGAAGATTATTAAACACAGTGAATACAACATTATTGATCAACTGAAGAAGATGCCAGCCCATATCTCTGTTTTATCACTGTTGTTGAGCTCGGAAGCCCATCGGGAAGCCCTATTAAAGGCTCTTAATCAGGCCTATATTCCCCAAGACATCAGCATCGATAATTTTAACCATGTGATTGGTGGTCTTACGGCTACCAACTACATTACATTCGCTGATGAGGAGATCCCCGTGGAAGGACAAGGGCACAATCAGGCGTTGCACGTTTCCGCTAAATGTCGAGATCACATGATTGCACGAGTGTTGATCGATAATGGGTCATCTTTGAATGTCATGCCCATGACGACCCTACAAAAACTGCCTGTTGACCCGTCCTACATAAGGCAAAACAATTTGACTGTGCGGGCTTTCGATGGCACCGCAGGGAATCG aatgttaaagttcgatgaaaaaccaaccttgaCCAGTAGCGATCCCACCGTCATGATTAATCTTGGAACTGAGGAAGAGCCCAAGCAG ATCAAAGCCAGTAAAGCAAAAATTGAGGAGAATGCGGCCGGAGATGTTACTCAAGATAAAGGAGGAGGTACAGAAACAGCTTGA